One window from the genome of Rhodococcus sp. ABRD24 encodes:
- the argB gene encoding acetylglutamate kinase, whose translation MSGGIGDTVVTDPSIANLTSSQKAYVLAEALPWLQRFHDKVVVIKYGGNAMIDEELKSAFAADMAFLRTIGIHPVVVHGGGPQINAMLKRLGMEGEFRGGFRVTTPEVMDIVRMVLFGQVGRELVGLINAHGPFAVGISGEDARLLTATRRTVQVDGEATDIGLVGDVTTVNPEAVLDLIAAGRIPVVSTIAPDEDGVVHNINADTAAAAIAEAIGAEKLVVLTDVEGLYTDWPDRSSLASEIDTAALRLLLPSLDSGMVPKMEACLRAVEGGVPTAHVIDGRVAHAVLLELLTGEGIGTMVVPAPHTTVSPATPEGLE comes from the coding sequence ATGAGCGGCGGCATCGGCGACACGGTGGTCACCGACCCGAGCATCGCGAATCTGACGTCGAGTCAGAAGGCGTATGTCCTGGCGGAGGCGCTGCCGTGGCTGCAGCGGTTCCACGACAAGGTCGTCGTGATCAAGTACGGCGGCAACGCGATGATCGACGAGGAACTCAAGAGCGCGTTCGCGGCGGACATGGCGTTCCTGCGCACGATCGGCATCCACCCGGTCGTCGTGCACGGTGGCGGCCCGCAGATCAACGCGATGTTGAAGCGGCTCGGCATGGAGGGCGAATTCCGCGGAGGCTTCCGCGTCACGACGCCCGAGGTCATGGATATCGTCCGGATGGTCTTGTTCGGTCAGGTCGGCCGGGAACTCGTCGGCCTCATCAACGCACACGGCCCATTCGCCGTCGGCATCTCCGGTGAGGACGCACGGCTGCTGACCGCGACCCGCCGCACCGTGCAGGTCGACGGCGAGGCCACTGACATCGGACTCGTCGGCGACGTCACCACCGTCAACCCCGAGGCCGTGCTCGATCTCATCGCTGCCGGACGCATCCCGGTCGTCTCGACGATCGCGCCCGACGAGGACGGCGTTGTGCACAACATCAACGCCGATACTGCGGCCGCCGCCATCGCCGAGGCTATCGGTGCAGAGAAGCTCGTCGTCCTCACCGACGTCGAGGGGCTGTACACCGACTGGCCCGATCGCAGCTCGCTTGCCTCCGAGATCGACACGGCCGCATTGCGTCTGCTGTTGCCGAGTCTCGACTCCGGGATGGTCCCCAAGATGGAGGCCTGCCTGCGGGCCGTGGAGGGCGGCGTGCCCACCGCGCACGTCATCGACGGCCGGGTGGCACACGCGGTCCTGCTCGAACTCCTCACCGGCGAGGGCATCGGCACGATGGTTGTCCCCGCCCCTCACACCACCGTCAGCCCTGCAACCCCGGAAGGACTGGAATGA
- the argJ gene encoding bifunctional glutamate N-acetyltransferase/amino-acid acetyltransferase ArgJ, whose product MTTESDFADAIEIAGGRLIRTQGVTAPAGFRAAGIKAGIKVSGRSDLALVFNEGPELAAAGVFTANKVKAAPVLWSQQVLTTGRLRAVVLNSGGANACTGAPGFQDAHKTAEHVAASLSDWGTETGAIEVAVCSTGLIGDRLPMDKVLAGVTEIVHELAGGISGGTDAAHAIMTTDTVAKQAALHHGDKWNVGGMAKGAGMLAPSLATMLSVITTDAVATAEQLDEALRFATRLSFDRLDVDGATSTNDTVLLLSSGASSVAPSQEELNAAVLAVCDSLADQLMADAEGVTKRVRVTVSGAASEQDALLAARTVARDSLVKTALFGSDPNWGRVLAAVGIAPVTLDPDRISVSFNGNPVCIDGVGAPGAREVDLSGIDIDLTIELGVGEHSVTIRTTDLSHAYVEENSAYSS is encoded by the coding sequence GTGACAACCGAATCCGACTTCGCTGACGCCATCGAGATTGCCGGTGGTCGGCTGATCCGCACGCAGGGGGTCACCGCACCGGCGGGCTTCCGCGCCGCCGGTATCAAGGCCGGTATCAAGGTCAGCGGCCGCTCCGATCTCGCGCTGGTCTTCAACGAGGGCCCCGAACTGGCAGCCGCCGGTGTGTTCACCGCCAACAAGGTCAAGGCTGCACCCGTCCTGTGGTCGCAGCAGGTTCTCACCACCGGTCGACTGCGGGCAGTCGTCCTCAACTCCGGCGGAGCCAATGCGTGCACCGGGGCGCCCGGATTCCAGGACGCCCACAAGACGGCCGAGCACGTGGCTGCGTCGCTCAGCGACTGGGGCACCGAGACCGGCGCGATCGAGGTCGCGGTGTGCTCCACCGGGCTGATCGGTGACCGGCTGCCGATGGACAAGGTTCTCGCCGGCGTCACCGAGATCGTGCACGAACTGGCCGGCGGCATCTCTGGTGGCACCGACGCCGCACACGCCATCATGACCACCGACACCGTTGCGAAGCAGGCCGCGCTGCACCACGGCGACAAGTGGAATGTCGGCGGCATGGCCAAGGGTGCCGGCATGCTCGCCCCGTCGCTCGCGACCATGCTGTCGGTCATCACCACCGACGCCGTCGCGACCGCCGAACAGCTCGACGAGGCCCTGCGGTTCGCGACACGGTTGTCGTTCGATCGGCTCGACGTCGACGGCGCCACTTCCACCAACGACACCGTGCTGCTGCTCTCCTCCGGAGCCAGCTCGGTCGCCCCGTCACAGGAGGAGCTCAACGCCGCGGTCCTGGCGGTGTGCGACAGCCTCGCCGACCAGCTGATGGCCGACGCCGAGGGTGTCACCAAGCGGGTCCGGGTCACCGTCAGCGGCGCCGCATCCGAACAGGACGCGCTCCTCGCCGCTCGGACCGTCGCCCGCGACAGTCTCGTCAAGACCGCGCTGTTCGGCTCCGACCCCAATTGGGGCCGCGTGCTCGCCGCGGTGGGGATCGCGCCGGTCACGCTCGACCCGGACCGGATCTCGGTGTCGTTCAACGGCAATCCGGTGTGCATCGACGGTGTCGGCGCTCCCGGCGCGCGCGAGGTGGACCTGTCCGGTATCGACATCGACCTGACCATCGAACTCGGCGTCGGCGAGCACAGCGTCACCATCCGCACCACCGACCTGTCGCACGCGTACGTCGAAGAGAACTCGGCGTACTCGTCATGA
- the argC gene encoding N-acetyl-gamma-glutamyl-phosphate reductase, whose amino-acid sequence MGTSGESGTSASGNPLSIKVAIAGASGYAGGEILRLLLGHPAYRDGSLVIGALTAGGNAGTTLGAHHPHLVPLADRVLAATDIETLSGHDVVFLGLPHGNSAEIARQLPESTVIIDCGADFRLTDADAWEKYYGSPHAGSWPYGLPELPGGRDKLVGATRIAVPGCYPTAASLALAPAVAAGVVEPRVNIVAVSGTSGAGKAPKADLLGSEVMGSVRAYGVGGAHRHTPEIRQNLSAAAGTDVTVSFTPVLAPMPRGILATCTAPTTSSVDEIRAVYEKAYKSEPFVHVLPEGQLPQTGAVVGSNAVQISVTVDEGAGLLVVIAAIDNLTKGTAGGAVQSMNLALGLPETDGLSTVGVAP is encoded by the coding sequence ATGGGTACTTCTGGAGAATCCGGAACGTCGGCGAGCGGTAACCCGCTGTCGATCAAGGTCGCGATCGCGGGTGCGAGCGGGTATGCGGGCGGGGAAATCCTCCGCCTGCTGCTCGGCCACCCCGCGTATCGCGACGGTTCACTCGTGATCGGTGCGCTCACCGCGGGCGGTAACGCCGGCACCACACTCGGCGCACACCACCCGCACCTGGTGCCGCTCGCCGACCGTGTTCTCGCCGCCACGGACATCGAGACGCTGTCCGGTCATGATGTCGTGTTCCTCGGTCTGCCGCACGGTAACTCCGCCGAAATTGCGCGTCAGCTCCCCGAATCGACGGTGATCATCGACTGCGGCGCCGATTTCCGGCTCACCGACGCCGATGCGTGGGAGAAGTACTACGGCAGCCCCCATGCCGGTAGCTGGCCGTACGGTCTGCCCGAGCTGCCGGGCGGCCGGGACAAGCTCGTCGGCGCCACCCGGATCGCGGTGCCCGGGTGCTACCCGACTGCAGCGAGCCTGGCGCTCGCGCCCGCCGTCGCGGCAGGTGTCGTCGAACCGCGGGTCAACATCGTGGCGGTCAGCGGAACCTCGGGCGCCGGCAAGGCGCCCAAGGCGGATCTGCTGGGCTCCGAGGTCATGGGCTCGGTCCGGGCGTATGGCGTCGGGGGTGCCCACCGGCACACTCCGGAGATCAGGCAGAACCTCTCCGCTGCGGCCGGCACCGATGTGACCGTCTCGTTCACGCCGGTGCTCGCCCCGATGCCACGAGGCATCCTCGCCACCTGCACCGCGCCCACCACATCGTCCGTCGACGAGATCCGGGCGGTCTACGAGAAGGCCTACAAGAGTGAGCCGTTCGTCCACGTGCTGCCCGAGGGCCAGCTGCCGCAGACCGGTGCGGTCGTAGGCTCCAATGCGGTGCAGATTTCTGTCACCGTCGACGAGGGGGCCGGCCTGCTCGTGGTGATCGCGGCGATCGACAACCTCACCAAGGGCACCGCCGGAGGTGCCGTCCAATCCATGAACCTGGCCCTGGGCCTGCCCGAGACCGATGGTCTCTCGACCGTGGGAGTTGCACCGTGA
- a CDS encoding acyl-CoA dehydrogenase family protein, producing MTTAQDSTSTTIGGHRTHEVFNQAPPRVDINEFTTNKPLVEGVTRYDASWASAHLSEVGALVSTAEFQHAAELANTELPRLHSHDRYGHRIDEVEYHPAYHQVISAAVEYGAHTSAWAEPRPGANVARAATFMLFAQLEPGHACPISMTHSAVPSLMFAPELAQRWLPRVYSRGYDGALAAPGDKPGVLFGMAMTEKQGGSDVRANTTVAQPLSDGTYLLSGHKWFCSAPMSDAFLVLANARERSPRSDRESRERSPRSDRESREGLSCFLVPRVLDDGTRNVFRIQRLKDKLGNKSNASSEIELDGTIGHLVGEPGRGVRTIIEMVSRTRLDCVYGSAAGMRQSVAEALWHVRHRSAFGATLIDQPAMTAVVADLALESEAATATALRLARAHDDDASDSEKAFRRLATAVSKYWICKRGPHHAYESLECLGGNGYTEAFPLARRYREQPVMAVWEGSGNVIALDVLRAMTREPESVRAFDAELNLARGASSVFDEHLDRVRTMLTDLATLDPATAQFRARPVAAAMALGLQGSLLLRTAPTAVADAFVAARMGADRDLEYGTLPVGSDFSAILERH from the coding sequence ATGACGACAGCGCAGGACTCCACGAGCACGACCATCGGCGGACATCGCACCCACGAAGTGTTCAACCAGGCCCCACCGCGAGTCGACATCAACGAGTTCACCACCAACAAACCACTCGTCGAGGGCGTCACCCGCTACGACGCCTCGTGGGCGTCGGCGCACCTGTCCGAGGTGGGCGCACTCGTCAGCACCGCAGAGTTTCAGCACGCAGCAGAACTTGCGAACACTGAGCTCCCCCGACTGCACTCGCACGACCGCTACGGACACCGCATCGACGAGGTCGAGTACCACCCCGCCTACCATCAGGTGATCTCCGCCGCTGTCGAGTACGGCGCGCACACCTCCGCATGGGCCGAACCTCGGCCCGGGGCGAATGTCGCACGCGCTGCAACCTTCATGCTCTTCGCACAGCTCGAACCCGGCCACGCGTGCCCGATCTCGATGACCCACTCCGCCGTCCCGTCGCTGATGTTCGCGCCCGAACTGGCGCAGCGCTGGCTACCGCGGGTGTACTCACGCGGCTACGACGGCGCCCTCGCCGCGCCCGGCGACAAGCCCGGCGTGCTGTTCGGCATGGCGATGACCGAGAAGCAGGGTGGATCCGACGTCCGCGCCAACACTACTGTCGCCCAGCCACTCTCGGACGGCACCTACCTGCTGAGCGGGCACAAGTGGTTCTGCTCGGCCCCGATGTCGGACGCATTCCTGGTACTCGCCAACGCGCGGGAGCGCAGCCCGCGGAGCGACCGAGAATCGCGGGAGCGCAGCCCGCGGAGCGACCGAGAATCACGGGAGGGGCTCTCCTGCTTCCTGGTTCCGCGGGTTCTCGACGACGGTACCCGCAACGTGTTCCGTATCCAGCGGCTCAAGGACAAGCTGGGCAACAAGTCCAATGCGTCCTCGGAGATCGAGCTCGACGGAACGATCGGCCACCTCGTCGGCGAGCCCGGGCGCGGGGTCCGCACGATCATCGAGATGGTTTCCCGCACCCGGCTCGACTGTGTCTACGGCTCCGCCGCCGGTATGCGGCAGTCAGTCGCGGAGGCACTGTGGCACGTGCGCCACCGATCGGCATTCGGTGCGACGCTGATCGACCAGCCCGCGATGACGGCGGTGGTCGCCGACCTCGCCCTAGAGTCCGAGGCCGCGACGGCGACTGCCCTGCGGTTGGCGCGCGCCCACGACGACGACGCGTCCGACTCGGAGAAGGCATTCCGCCGGCTCGCGACCGCGGTGAGCAAGTACTGGATCTGTAAGCGCGGGCCACATCACGCGTACGAGTCGCTCGAGTGTCTCGGCGGCAACGGCTACACCGAGGCCTTTCCGCTCGCGCGCCGGTACCGCGAGCAGCCAGTGATGGCGGTGTGGGAGGGATCGGGCAACGTCATCGCCCTCGACGTGCTGCGCGCGATGACCCGCGAGCCCGAGTCGGTCCGGGCGTTCGACGCCGAACTGAACCTCGCGCGGGGCGCGTCGTCGGTGTTCGACGAGCACCTGGACCGGGTCCGCACGATGCTCACCGACCTCGCGACCCTCGATCCGGCGACGGCGCAGTTCCGGGCCCGGCCGGTCGCGGCCGCCATGGCGCTGGGGCTGCAGGGCTCACTGCTCCTACGGACGGCGCCGACCGCTGTCGCCGACGCATTCGTCGCGGCACGGATGGGCGCCGACCGCGATCTCGAGTACGGAACACTTCCGGTAGGAAGCGACTTCTCGGCAATCCTCGAACGGCACTGA
- the pheT gene encoding phenylalanine--tRNA ligase subunit beta, with the protein MRVAQSWLTEILQRATPDWQVNAEELDAGFVRVGLEVEEVDQLEPVAGPLVVGRVLEIAELTEFKKPIRFCKVDVGADEPQEIVCGARNFAEGDLVVAALPGAVLPGGFAIASRKTYGQVSNGMMCSASELGIGKDHSGILVLEPGTAEPGTDANELLGLDDTVIELNITPDRGYCFSVRGLTRELACGFDLGFADPADVAALPSDGGEAWPVQLEPESKATRFTARKIVGIDPKAVSPWWMQRRLLLSGVRPISPAVDVTNYVLLELGQPLHAFDAAKVSGGLVVRRATEGEKLTTLDGVERTLDPEDVVITDDTGVISLAGIMGGASTEVGSETVDVLLESATWDPLAVFKTARRHKLTSEASKRFERVVDPRVALPALDRAAALLVEIAGGTVEPVLTDVGAVAASVQIRMDIDLPDRVAGVTYPNGTAARRLTQIGCTVEVGVSETGHGQLVVTPPSWRPDLVQPADLVEEVLRLEGLEQIPSVLPQAPAGRGLTGKQRRRRSVGRLLAADGFVEILPPVFLPHAVFDTWGLDADDPRRNTSKVLNPLESDRPELGTTLLPGLLEVLARNTSRGQRDLSLFGIAQVVQPGSDTKPVDALPVDRRPTDEQIADLLKSLPAQPLHVAVVLSGLRDPAGPWGPGRQAEASDAFAAVQTIADAAGVTVELRAAQYLPWHPGRCAEVLLDGVVVGHAGELHPAVLERAGLPARTCAVEIDLDALPITEVLPAPRVSPFPAVLQDVAVVVGKSVSAASVETALRAGGGELLEDIRLFDVFEGEQVGEGRKSLAYALRFRAVDRTLTEDEASAARDAAVAAATESVGAVLRG; encoded by the coding sequence GTGCGAGTAGCGCAATCGTGGCTGACCGAGATTCTGCAGCGGGCGACGCCCGACTGGCAGGTGAATGCCGAGGAGTTGGACGCAGGCTTCGTCCGCGTGGGTCTCGAGGTCGAGGAGGTCGACCAGCTGGAGCCGGTGGCGGGCCCGCTGGTGGTGGGTCGGGTCCTGGAGATCGCCGAGCTGACCGAGTTCAAGAAGCCGATCCGATTCTGCAAGGTGGACGTCGGGGCCGACGAGCCGCAGGAAATCGTATGTGGCGCCCGCAATTTCGCCGAGGGTGACCTGGTCGTCGCCGCGCTGCCCGGGGCGGTGCTACCCGGGGGATTCGCGATCGCGTCCCGCAAGACGTACGGCCAGGTGTCGAACGGCATGATGTGTTCGGCGTCCGAGCTGGGCATCGGCAAGGATCATTCGGGCATCCTCGTGCTGGAGCCGGGCACAGCAGAGCCGGGGACCGATGCCAACGAGCTGCTCGGCCTCGACGACACCGTCATCGAGCTGAACATCACGCCCGATCGCGGCTACTGCTTCTCGGTCCGCGGACTCACCCGCGAGCTGGCGTGTGGTTTCGACCTCGGGTTCGCCGATCCGGCGGACGTCGCGGCGCTGCCGTCGGACGGCGGCGAGGCGTGGCCGGTGCAGCTCGAACCGGAGTCCAAGGCCACGCGGTTCACCGCGCGCAAGATTGTCGGCATCGACCCGAAGGCGGTCAGCCCCTGGTGGATGCAGCGTCGTCTGCTGCTGTCGGGCGTCCGGCCGATCTCGCCGGCCGTGGACGTCACGAACTATGTGTTGCTCGAGCTCGGGCAGCCGCTGCACGCGTTCGACGCCGCGAAGGTCAGCGGCGGACTGGTCGTCCGGCGTGCGACCGAGGGGGAGAAGCTCACCACCCTCGACGGCGTCGAGCGCACGCTCGATCCGGAGGACGTCGTCATCACCGACGACACCGGCGTGATCTCGCTGGCCGGCATCATGGGCGGCGCGAGCACCGAGGTGGGTTCCGAAACGGTCGATGTGCTGCTCGAGTCAGCGACCTGGGATCCGCTGGCGGTGTTCAAGACCGCACGTCGGCACAAGCTCACCAGTGAGGCGAGCAAGCGGTTCGAACGAGTCGTCGACCCGCGGGTGGCGCTGCCCGCACTCGATCGTGCCGCGGCGCTCCTGGTGGAGATCGCGGGCGGTACCGTCGAACCGGTCCTCACCGACGTCGGTGCTGTCGCAGCGTCCGTTCAGATCCGGATGGACATCGACCTGCCGGACCGGGTGGCGGGCGTGACGTATCCGAACGGCACCGCTGCGCGGCGCCTGACGCAGATCGGCTGCACTGTCGAGGTCGGAGTCAGCGAGACCGGCCACGGACAGCTCGTCGTGACCCCGCCGTCGTGGCGTCCGGATCTGGTCCAGCCAGCGGACCTGGTCGAGGAGGTGCTTCGGCTCGAGGGTCTCGAGCAGATCCCATCGGTACTGCCGCAGGCGCCGGCCGGCCGGGGTCTGACCGGCAAGCAGCGTCGGCGCCGTTCGGTGGGCCGCCTGCTCGCGGCCGACGGGTTCGTCGAGATCCTGCCCCCGGTGTTCCTGCCGCACGCCGTGTTCGACACATGGGGCCTGGATGCCGACGATCCGCGCCGCAACACCTCCAAGGTGCTCAATCCGCTGGAGTCGGATCGGCCCGAGCTGGGGACGACCCTGTTGCCGGGTCTGCTCGAGGTGTTGGCGCGCAACACTTCCCGTGGTCAGCGTGATCTGTCGCTGTTCGGTATCGCGCAGGTGGTGCAGCCGGGGTCGGACACCAAACCTGTGGACGCCCTGCCGGTGGACCGTCGCCCCACCGACGAGCAGATCGCCGATCTGCTGAAGTCGCTCCCCGCGCAGCCGCTGCACGTCGCCGTGGTCCTGTCGGGACTGCGTGATCCCGCGGGTCCGTGGGGTCCGGGGCGCCAGGCGGAGGCATCGGACGCGTTTGCGGCCGTACAGACCATTGCCGACGCTGCCGGTGTGACGGTGGAGCTGCGGGCCGCGCAGTACCTGCCGTGGCATCCGGGGCGCTGCGCCGAGGTGCTGCTTGACGGTGTTGTCGTCGGCCACGCCGGCGAGCTGCACCCAGCGGTGCTCGAGCGGGCCGGATTGCCGGCGCGCACATGCGCCGTCGAGATCGATCTCGATGCGCTGCCCATCACTGAAGTGCTTCCCGCGCCGCGGGTCTCGCCGTTCCCGGCGGTGCTACAGGATGTTGCCGTCGTGGTCGGGAAGTCGGTGTCGGCCGCTTCCGTCGAGACGGCGCTTCGCGCCGGTGGTGGCGAGTTGCTCGAGGACATCCGGCTGTTCGACGTGTTCGAGGGCGAGCAGGTGGGCGAGGGTCGTAAGTCGCTCGCGTACGCACTTCGGTTCCGCGCGGTCGATCGCACGCTCACCGAGGACGAGGCGAGTGCTGCGCGCGATGCGGCCGTCGCGGCGGCGACCGAGTCTGTCGGCGCGGTGCTCCGCGGCTGA
- the pheS gene encoding phenylalanine--tRNA ligase subunit alpha, whose translation MAKNEGGAPPTVDANALTEEALSAAALAAEEAFAEAADLDALAKAKIEHLGDKSPIALAKRGLGALPGNERADAGKRVNVARTRVSTAFDVRREVLLAERDAAVLVAEVIDVTLPARRRPVGARHPITIISDQIADVFVAMGWEVAEGPEVETEHFNFDALNFLPDHPARTMQDTFHIAPPNSRQVLRTHTSPVQVRTMLEREVPIYVVCPGRTFRTDELDATHTPVFSQVEGLAIDKGLTMANLRGTLDAFARALFGPDTRTRMRPNYFPFTEPSAEVDVWFPKKKGGAGWVEWGGCGMVNPNVLRASGIDPEEYSGFAFGMGMERTLQFRNGIPDMRDIVEGDVRFTLPFGVQA comes from the coding sequence GTGGCTAAGAATGAGGGCGGCGCCCCGCCGACTGTCGATGCGAATGCGCTCACCGAGGAGGCGCTCAGCGCTGCGGCGCTCGCGGCCGAGGAGGCGTTCGCCGAGGCCGCTGATCTGGATGCGCTTGCAAAGGCCAAGATCGAGCACTTGGGCGACAAGTCCCCGATCGCCCTGGCGAAGCGCGGTCTGGGTGCCTTGCCCGGAAACGAACGTGCCGACGCCGGCAAGCGAGTGAACGTTGCACGGACCCGTGTCAGCACTGCCTTCGACGTGCGGCGTGAGGTTCTGCTCGCCGAGCGTGATGCCGCGGTCCTGGTGGCCGAGGTCATCGATGTCACCCTGCCGGCGCGGCGCCGTCCGGTCGGCGCTCGTCACCCGATCACGATCATCTCCGATCAGATCGCCGACGTGTTCGTCGCGATGGGATGGGAGGTCGCCGAAGGCCCCGAGGTCGAGACCGAGCACTTCAACTTCGATGCGCTGAACTTCCTGCCGGATCATCCGGCCCGCACGATGCAGGACACCTTTCACATCGCACCGCCGAATTCGCGGCAGGTACTGCGCACCCACACCTCACCGGTGCAGGTCCGCACGATGCTCGAGCGCGAGGTGCCGATCTACGTGGTGTGCCCCGGCCGAACCTTCCGCACTGACGAACTCGACGCCACCCACACACCGGTGTTCTCTCAGGTCGAGGGTCTCGCGATCGACAAGGGCCTGACAATGGCGAATCTGCGCGGCACGCTCGACGCCTTCGCGCGGGCACTGTTCGGTCCTGATACCCGGACCCGGATGCGCCCCAACTACTTCCCCTTCACCGAACCGTCCGCCGAGGTGGACGTGTGGTTCCCGAAGAAGAAGGGCGGAGCCGGCTGGGTCGAGTGGGGTGGCTGCGGCATGGTCAACCCGAACGTGTTGCGCGCCAGTGGAATCGATCCCGAGGAGTATTCGGGATTCGCATTCGGAATGGGCATGGAGCGAACCCTGCAGTTCCGCAACGGTATCCCGGACATGCGTGACATCGTCGAGGGCGACGTGCGCTTCACGCTGCCCTTCGGTGTGCAGGCATGA
- a CDS encoding RNA methyltransferase, giving the protein MDPFTERTPRVVSAVKLLRGAERRKTGRFLVEGENCVAEALSSAPVHELFFTEAAAERYPDLIERAIAAGVRTSPVTDRAIRALSDTVTPPGLVAVCDVLDVPLTKAVTPTTRLLAVPVSIAEPGNAGTVIRVADAVGADAAILAGDSVDPHNGKCVRASAGSLFHIPVVRERDTDSVLDALSGAGIQLLATAADGEIDLDEADELLARPTAWLFGNEAHGLDSAVAARADHRVRIPIRGRAESLNLATAASICLYASARIQHRSS; this is encoded by the coding sequence GTGGACCCGTTCACCGAACGGACTCCACGGGTCGTTTCTGCTGTCAAGCTCCTGCGCGGCGCAGAGCGCAGGAAGACGGGTCGTTTCCTCGTCGAGGGTGAGAACTGTGTCGCCGAGGCGCTCTCGTCCGCGCCGGTGCACGAGCTGTTCTTCACGGAAGCCGCGGCTGAGCGTTACCCGGATCTGATCGAGCGGGCGATCGCTGCCGGAGTCCGCACCTCGCCCGTCACCGATCGGGCGATCCGCGCCCTCAGCGACACCGTCACCCCGCCCGGGCTGGTGGCGGTCTGCGATGTCCTCGACGTGCCGTTGACGAAGGCGGTGACGCCGACGACGCGGCTTCTCGCGGTCCCTGTCTCGATTGCCGAACCCGGCAACGCCGGAACTGTCATCCGCGTGGCCGATGCAGTCGGGGCGGACGCGGCGATTCTCGCCGGTGACAGCGTCGATCCGCACAACGGCAAGTGCGTGCGGGCCTCGGCCGGCAGCCTCTTCCACATCCCGGTCGTGCGTGAGCGCGACACCGATTCCGTGCTCGACGCGCTCAGCGGCGCCGGAATCCAGCTGCTCGCGACGGCCGCGGACGGGGAGATCGACCTCGACGAGGCCGACGAGCTGCTCGCCCGCCCCACGGCGTGGTTGTTCGGCAATGAGGCACACGGTCTGGACTCGGCAGTAGCCGCCCGCGCCGATCACCGCGTGCGGATTCCCATCCGAGGTCGTGCGGAGAGTCTGAACCTGGCGACCGCGGCGTCGATCTGCCTGTACGCAAGCGCCCGCATCCAGCACCGGAGCTCGTGA
- the rplT gene encoding 50S ribosomal protein L20, which translates to MARVKRAVNAQKKRRSILEASSGYRGQRSRLYRKAKEQQLHSLTYAYRDRRARKGDFRKLWITRINAAARANDMTYNRFIQGLTAAGVEVDRKILAELAVSDAEAFAGLVAIAKAALPADVNAPAGDAA; encoded by the coding sequence GTGGCACGCGTAAAGAGGGCTGTCAACGCCCAGAAGAAGCGTCGTTCGATTCTCGAGGCGTCCAGCGGCTACCGCGGGCAGCGTTCGCGCCTGTACCGCAAGGCGAAGGAGCAGCAGCTCCACTCGCTGACCTACGCCTACCGTGACCGTCGTGCGCGTAAGGGCGACTTCCGGAAGCTGTGGATCACGCGTATCAACGCCGCCGCGCGTGCGAACGATATGACCTACAACCGCTTCATCCAGGGTCTGACCGCCGCGGGTGTCGAGGTTGATCGCAAGATCCTCGCCGAGCTCGCAGTCTCTGACGCCGAGGCATTTGCCGGCCTGGTGGCCATTGCGAAGGCGGCACTGCCGGCCGACGTGAACGCCCCTGCCGGGGATGCAGCCTGA
- the rpmI gene encoding 50S ribosomal protein L35 — translation MPKSKTHSGAAKRFKVSGSGKILRQKAGRRHLLEHKSSRVTRRLDGTAVVSEKDAPRIKRMLGI, via the coding sequence ATGCCCAAGTCGAAGACCCACAGTGGCGCCGCGAAGCGATTCAAGGTGTCCGGTAGCGGAAAGATCCTGCGCCAGAAGGCCGGACGTCGCCACCTCCTCGAGCACAAGAGCTCGCGGGTGACCCGTCGCCTCGACGGCACTGCCGTCGTCAGCGAGAAGGATGCTCCCCGCATCAAGCGCATGCTCGGTATCTGA
- the infC gene encoding translation initiation factor IF-3 has protein sequence MRRGHRTAPLNLGGPISTETRINDRIRVPEVRLIGPGGEQVGIVRVEDALRVALEADLDLVEVAPDARPPVCKIMDYGKFKYETAQKARESRKNQQQTVIKEQKLRPKIDDHDYETKKRNVIRFLEAGSKVKVTIMFRGREQSRPELGFRLLQRLGADVADLGFVETSAKQDGRNMTMVLAPHKGAKTRVKAQEDAAPGHTPAGETPSS, from the coding sequence CTGCGGCGCGGTCACCGGACTGCACCGCTCAACCTAGGAGGCCCCATCAGCACTGAGACCCGCATCAACGATCGCATCCGCGTTCCCGAGGTTCGCCTCATCGGACCCGGTGGTGAGCAGGTTGGGATCGTGCGTGTTGAAGATGCGCTCCGCGTCGCCCTCGAGGCAGACCTCGACCTGGTCGAGGTGGCTCCCGATGCCCGTCCTCCGGTCTGCAAGATCATGGACTACGGCAAGTTCAAGTACGAAACGGCGCAGAAAGCGCGCGAATCGCGCAAGAACCAGCAGCAGACCGTCATCAAGGAGCAGAAGCTCCGTCCGAAGATCGACGATCACGACTACGAGACCAAGAAGCGGAACGTCATTCGCTTCCTCGAGGCCGGATCGAAGGTCAAGGTCACGATCATGTTCCGTGGCCGCGAGCAGTCGCGTCCCGAGCTCGGGTTCCGCCTGCTGCAGCGCCTCGGCGCCGACGTAGCGGACCTCGGTTTCGTCGAGACCTCCGCGAAGCAGGACGGTCGCAACATGACGATGGTGCTGGCTCCGCACAAGGGCGCGAAGACCCGTGTCAAGGCGCAGGAAGATGCCGCACCGGGTCACACCCCGGCCGGTGAGACGCCGAGCAGCTAG